From Variimorphobacter saccharofermentans, one genomic window encodes:
- a CDS encoding DUF2971 domain-containing protein has product MAIEDENLKIIISQLLKYKAVGKLAEFICMLNELKKYLFSRQVSMHQANVPIILFIRQNLNTLYAKCPKKIKSSLSKEMFAAFLLIVSKMEKVDITEENLSDMLKLDRVLDELYKKAVDIKDNVYIPTLRTFLSKLTVSCFSVSGWDNQLMWSHYANSYAGICIEYDFNQIKDAIGFIYPVEYTTKRPTLSLQDLGVEGFNLGSEASVKSCEPNMRAILSYLLAKNVCWNYEKEWRIINVGEENTPLFIDLPFVKSITFGMNMDPICKQLLWDVCKEKEIECYEIEIGTENYELRRKRLTESDFIYDIDMEINYIDVLMKQISVTFERIGKMGENIENEIENKNFSNVSPMLSDTIDTMSNSYYLKISLNRICDHETEELSSNGMPKEILESISLVNTFVSQVKEMYVALKENVPIFLLGGLIKGHEYTVIKKQLGDIHELVGKFENIEWNPFCIKKVSEDAEDNDSEYSEVDELAKISE; this is encoded by the coding sequence TTGGCGATTGAAGATGAAAATCTTAAAATTATTATTTCACAGTTGCTTAAGTACAAGGCAGTAGGAAAACTGGCAGAATTTATATGTATGCTTAATGAATTGAAAAAGTATCTCTTTTCAAGGCAAGTAAGTATGCATCAAGCTAATGTACCGATTATTCTATTTATTCGTCAAAACCTAAATACTTTATATGCAAAGTGCCCGAAAAAAATAAAAAGTTCTCTATCAAAAGAGATGTTTGCAGCATTTTTGTTGATTGTAAGCAAAATGGAAAAGGTAGATATTACAGAAGAAAATTTGTCGGATATGCTTAAGTTGGACAGGGTTTTGGATGAATTATATAAGAAGGCGGTAGATATTAAAGATAATGTATATATACCAACTTTAAGAACATTTTTATCCAAATTGACAGTTTCTTGTTTTAGCGTGAGCGGATGGGATAATCAGCTAATGTGGTCGCATTATGCGAATTCCTATGCTGGAATATGTATAGAGTACGATTTCAATCAAATTAAAGATGCCATAGGTTTTATATATCCAGTTGAATATACTACAAAAAGACCTACGTTATCATTACAAGATTTGGGAGTGGAAGGCTTTAACTTAGGTTCAGAAGCAAGTGTTAAATCATGTGAACCCAATATGAGAGCTATCTTATCATATTTGCTAGCAAAAAATGTTTGTTGGAATTATGAAAAAGAATGGAGAATAATCAATGTAGGTGAAGAAAATACACCATTATTTATTGATTTACCGTTTGTTAAGTCTATTACTTTTGGTATGAATATGGACCCTATTTGTAAGCAATTATTGTGGGACGTATGTAAAGAAAAAGAAATAGAATGCTATGAAATAGAAATTGGAACAGAGAATTATGAATTAAGGAGAAAACGGCTTACAGAAAGTGATTTTATCTATGATATAGATATGGAGATTAATTATATTGATGTATTGATGAAGCAGATTTCGGTTACTTTTGAGCGTATAGGTAAAATGGGAGAAAATATTGAGAACGAAATCGAAAATAAAAATTTTTCAAATGTTAGCCCAATGCTTTCAGATACTATTGATACGATGTCAAATTCGTATTATTTAAAAATATCTCTTAATCGCATATGTGATCATGAAACGGAAGAACTTTCATCAAATGGAATGCCGAAAGAAATATTGGAAAGCATTTCGTTAGTGAATACTTTTGTTTCGCAAGTGAAAGAGATGTATGTGGCATTAAAAGAAAATGTTCCTATTTTTTTACTTGGAGGTTTAATTAAAGGACATGAGTATACAGTGATAAAAAAACAATTAGGCGATATACACGAATTAGTTGGAAAGTTTGAGAATATAGAGTGGAATCCGTTTTGTATAAAAAAGGTATCAGAGGATGCGGAAGATAATGATAGTGAGTATTCTGAAGTAGACGAGTTGGCAAAAATATCAGAGTAA